CACGGTTACGTGATCGACATCGCGCTCGCGGACTGCGCGATCGCGGCCCAGGTGAACGTCGCGCAAGCGTTCCTCACGAGCGGCAAGCTCCCGCAGCGGCAGGGGAACGCGCACCTACAAATCGTGCCGTACCAGCTCTTCGCCACTGCCGACGGCTGGCTCGTTCTCAACGTCGGCAACGACGGCCAGTGGAGAGCGTTCTGCGCTGCGGCGGGGGAAGCCGAACTCGGTGCGGACCCGCGGTTCGCGACCAATCGGCAGCGCGTCGAGCTTCGCGCGGAAGTAGTGCCGAAGGTTGAAGCAATCATGACGCGCCTTCCTACGGCTGAATGGGAGACGCGCTTGAGTGAAGCGAACGTACCGCACGCGGTCGTGCGTACTTACGCGGACGTGTTCGCCGATGAACAGACACTCGCTCGCGGAATGAAGCTCACGGTCCGCGATCCGGCCGGTAACCCGGTCGACCTGATCGGCTCGCCCGTGCAACTCCACGGCGCGCCAAACGCGCCCCCCACCATGCCCCCACGTCTCGGTGAGCAAACGGAAAGAGTGCTAGGGGAACTGCTCGGTTTGGACTCAGAACAAGTGAAGGCACTGAAGGAAAGGGGGATCGTGTAGCGTTCAGAACTTTTGTCCTCGAAACTGCCGGCCAATTTTGGAAGACGTGCAGATGCCGAATGTTATGGCGTGCCCGGAGTGTGCGTCCCTGTTGCTCGTGAAGGTGGGAAGTCCTTCGCCGCTTGATGGCCAGCGAGCGCTGTACTGCTTCGCGTGCCGAGAGCGCCTTCAACCTCGCCGACCCAAAGCGCTTTATTATGGCTTTCTGGCGTTAATGATTGCCCTTGCGCCGGCTTGCGCGGTGCTCGCGCTCAGAGCGCTTGTGGTCAACGATTTTGAAAGTGCCGCTTGGTGGACCGGTGCCTTTGCTGTTTTAGCCTGGGGTGCCTTTTCCATTCGTCGCGTACTCCTTGCGCCCGTTCCCACGGTGATCGACACGAGTGCGTTCCCGCACCCATCGGTACAGTTGAACGCGATCAAGGTCCTCGCGTCCGACCGGAACCCGATAAAAGAGGGGATTCCCTCGTTGGAAGCGTTCTTGGTCGAGGTGCTTCGGCTGGTGGGGGCGCGACTATCTCACAGCAACGCGGCGTACCAGGTGTGCGTGAAACTGGAAATCGGATCGGCGGAGCGAACCGTAGCCTTGCGCTACGGGCGGCGCGTGTTGGAACCCGAACTGAATCGGTTGCTGGACGAGATCAGTGAGCTGCCGGCGTTTCACCTCCCGAGAGGAACGATCTCAATCGAACTTTCGTTCCGCGTTCGGGTGTGACAGCCATTTCTGGTCGGGGGCTGACACCCCGCGCGCCGTCCTTACAATCTTCGGCACGTTTCCCGTTCTCGAACCTCTTCCGGGAGTTCTTCGTGCCGACCAACGCGCCACTGAACCGCAAACTTCGCATGGGTCTCATTGGGGGCGGACAAGGCGCCTTCATCGGCCGCGTCCACGCTACTGCCGCAGTGCTCGATAATCGCGCCGCGCTCGTCGCCGGGGCACTGTCCAGCGATCCGGCGCGCTCGAAAGCGTCCGCGGCCGACTACGACATCCCGACCGAGCGCGCCTACGGCTCCTACAAGGAAATGGCCGAGGTCGAGGCCAAGCGCGCCGATAAGGTGGACTTCGTCAGCGTCGCGACGCCCAACCACACGCACTACGAGATCGCGAAGACGTTCGTCGAGGCCGGGTACAACGTGATCTGCGACAAGCCGCTCACGTTCGACCTGGAGCAGGCCGAGGAGCTGC
This region of Gemmata massiliana genomic DNA includes:
- a CDS encoding CaiB/BaiF CoA transferase family protein yields the protein MLPFAPDTVPPLHGARVLDAARVLAGPFCGQLLADLGADVIKLERPGAGDDTRGWGPPYVPGFNDLSAYFLSCNRGKRSLTLDISNPTGSDIFHRLLAKSDVLIENFRTDSAEKLGLTPDALLARHPKLIACSISGFGRTGPMKDAPGYDFAIQALSGLMNITGPVEGPPYKVGVALADILTGLYASNAILAALHARARTSHGYVIDIALADCAIAAQVNVAQAFLTSGKLPQRQGNAHLQIVPYQLFATADGWLVLNVGNDGQWRAFCAAAGEAELGADPRFATNRQRVELRAEVVPKVEAIMTRLPTAEWETRLSEANVPHAVVRTYADVFADEQTLARGMKLTVRDPAGNPVDLIGSPVQLHGAPNAPPTMPPRLGEQTERVLGELLGLDSEQVKALKERGIV